One segment of Streptomyces roseifaciens DNA contains the following:
- a CDS encoding GNAT family N-acetyltransferase codes for MIRRATAADAGRLTELVRGSGAYRGGYAAMVEDYEVTADYIAAHDVFVAERDGGGDGGGPGGGALLGFYALILGPPAELDLMFVADEAQGLGVGRRLAAHMKDRARAAGLSGVRVVSHPPSEGFYRSVGAERTGTVPAKGPVTWERPELVFALG; via the coding sequence GTGATCAGGCGGGCCACGGCGGCGGACGCAGGACGGCTCACGGAACTGGTGCGCGGCTCGGGGGCGTACCGGGGCGGCTACGCGGCGATGGTCGAGGACTACGAGGTCACCGCGGACTACATAGCGGCCCACGACGTCTTCGTGGCCGAGCGGGACGGCGGGGGCGACGGGGGCGGCCCGGGCGGCGGGGCGCTCCTCGGCTTCTACGCCCTGATCCTCGGCCCGCCCGCCGAACTGGACCTCATGTTCGTCGCGGACGAGGCCCAGGGGCTGGGTGTGGGCCGCCGCCTGGCGGCCCACATGAAGGACCGGGCCCGGGCAGCGGGGCTCTCCGGCGTACGCGTCGTCTCCCACCCGCCGTCCGAGGGCTTCTACCGCAGCGTGGGCGCGGAACGGACGGGGACGGTGCCCGCGAAGGGGCCGGTCACGTGGGAGCGGCCGGAGCTGGTGTTCGCGCTCGGGTGA